From Vicinamibacteria bacterium:
TCAGGGCTCGAACGGGCACGACGAGTCCACCGAGATGATCGAAGTGGATTTGTTCGAGCTCATCAGCGCGTTTCGCGACGTCCTGGAGCGGGTGCGTCAACGCGCGGACCTGGTGTACGAGCGCGAGACGATATCGATCGAGCAGATGATCGAGCGACTCGGCCGCCGACTCGCGCTCGGCGAGCACCACACATTCGTGGAGCTCTTCGACGATGCAAGCGACCGAGCAACGGTAATCGTGACGTTCCTTGCGGTCCTGGAAATGGTTCGGCTGCGCCGGCTGCGCATTTACCAGGAGAAGCTCTTCGGCACGATCTACGTGATCCGTCTCCCCGAAGAATCCCATGTCCGGTAACTCGAGCGAGGACGCCGCCCCCGCCCTTTCTCCCGAGGAAGCCGAGGCGAGCGTCGAGGCTCTTCTCTACGCCTCTCCCGCTCCACTATCTCTGCAGGAGCTCAAGAAGGCGCTTCCGGATGCTCCGGAAATGGTGAAGCCGTCCCTCGAACGATTGCAGCAGGTTTACGGGCAGTCGGGCCGTGGGGTCCAGCTCGTAGAGGTTGCCGGGGGTTGGCAAATCACCACGAAACCCGCTTACCACGAGTGCGTGGGGAGGCTGGTGGAAGCTCCCAAGCCGACGAGACTGTCGCTCCAGGCGCTCGAGACCCTCGCGGTTATCGCCTACCGCCAGCCGGTAACCGTTCCCGAGATCATGGAGCTGCGTGGGGTCCGGTCGGCGAGCGTCGTGCGAACGCTTCTCGAGAGGAAGTTGATTCGGATCGTGGGTCGGAAGAACGTCGTCGGCCGCCCTCTGCTCTACGGCACGACCAAGGAGTTCCTGCTGCGCTTCGGCCTCAAGGACGTGAAGGATCTGCCGCAGCTCAAGGACATGTCGGAAGTCTTCGGAGACGACGTTGCCCAGCAGCTCGAGGGCATGGAATCACTCGAAGGGGCTCCATGAAACAGCGGCTGCAGAAGATCATCGCCACCGCAGGAATCGCCTCTCGCCGTGCGGCGGAGAGGCTCATCCTCGAAGGACGGGTCCAGGTGGACGGCAAGGTGGTGAGCCAGCTTGGCGAAAGCGCCGACCCTGACACCGCCGATATTCGCGTGGATGGCGTACGCGTGAAGGTGCGCGCTCGGCGTCGATACGTGGCCCTTCACAAACCCCAGGGGTACGTCACGACACGATCGGATCCCAGCCGGCGCCGAACCGTCATGGATCTTCTGCCCCGGAATTACCAGTCCTTGTATCCCGTTGGTCGTCTCGACATCGCGACCTCGGGTCTCCTGGTGCTCACCGACGACGGTGAGCTCGCCCAGCTCCTCGCGCATCCCCGGCATGGCGTTCGAAAAACCTATCTGGTCACCGTGAGCGGTACGCCCGATCGTCGTGCTCTCGAGCGGGCGCGGCGAGGGATTCAGATCCAAGGAGAGCGGCTTCACGTCGACCGGGCTCAACCCCTGTCTCGTCGAGGAACCGAAGCGCGCACGAGCCGGCTTCGCGTCACGCTTCGGGAGGGCCGGAATCGGGAGATCCGCAGACTCTTCGGAGCTCTGGGTTTTCCCGTGGTGGCGATCCATCGCGAGCGGATCGGTGAGCTGTCCCTGCGCGGCATCCCTCCCGGAGGCTTTCGACCGCTGTCGAGAGACGAAGTCGAACGGCTGAGACGGGAGGCGACTCATTGACAGACGAAACGGTCATCGCCATCGACGGCCCTGCAGGAGCGGGCAAGACCACCGCAGCGAGAGGATTGGCCGCGGCGCTCGGCTTTCACTATATCGACACCGGCGCGACGTTCCGTGCCGTCGCCTTGAAGGCTTTGCGGAACGGCATCGACCTCGATGATGGTGACGCTCTCGCCGAGCTCGCCCGGCAATCCAGAATCGGCTTCGGGGGAGATTACCTGCACGACGTCCTGCTCGATGGCGAGGACGTATCCGAGGCGATCCGGGAACAGACGATCTCGATGGCCGCTTCTCGGGTCTCGGCCCGTCCGGAGCTCCGATCGGTGATGGTCGAGCTGTGGAGGGAAATGGCCCGGGGGCGCGCCGTCGTCCTCGAGGGGCGCGATATCGGAACCGTGGTCTTCCCTCGCGCCGACTTGAAGTTCTTTCTCGACGCCGACCAGGACGAGCGGGCGCGTCGGCGTTTCCAGGAGCGGGCATCGGAGGCGGGCGTCACCTACGAGGGCGTCAGGAACGATCTGGAGCATCGCGATCGCGCGGACCGGAGCCGCGAGCACGCGCCGCTCCGTCGCGCAAAAGACGCCCTGGTCGTCGACACGACCTCTCTCGCACCGCGGGAGACGCTTCAAAGGCTGCTCGAGCTCACGCGAAGTCGCCTTGGCTTGCCGTGAGGCCTCCTTGACATAAGCCAATTAAATAGAGTAGGATAACGGATTGCAGGTTTAGCCTTCCCACGAAGAAGCGAGCCCATCCGGAACATTTCCAACGCGGCCAAGGCTCTCACCTGCAAATCGCCGTAGCTCGAGGAGGAATCTAGAAAGACGCATGGTGGAGACCAACAACCATACGAGTGAATTGAAGGGAGGAGGGCGTACGAAGATCGACGAGGCCGCTATTCCACCGGAAGAGTACGAAAAGCTGCTAGACAAGTACAACAGCAACATCGCCGAAGGCGAGGTCGTCCAGGGTCGGGTGCTGCAGGTTTCCGACAACGAGGTGATCGTGGACGTGGGGTACAAGTCCGAAGGGATCATCCCGCGGTCGGAGTTTCGTGACGAGAGCGGCGCGATCACAGTGAGTGTCGGCGACGAAGTAGACGTCCTTCTCGAGAAAGCGGAGGACAAGAACGGATATCTCGTTCTCTCCCGCGAGAAGGCCGAGAAGATGAAGGTCTGGGATCAGATCGAAGAGGCCTACCAGACTCGCGCGATCGTCAAGGGACGGGTGCTCGAGCGCATCAAAGGGGGTCTCGCCGTCGATATCGGGGTTCGAGCCTTCCTCCCGGGCTCTCAAGTCGATGTTCGACCCGTGCGCAACCTCGACAGCCTCAAGGGCCAAGAGCTCGAGATGCGGGTGATCAAGGTCAACAAGAAACGCGGCAATATCGTTCTGTCGCGCAAAGTGGTGCTCGAGGAGCAACTCGCGGGTCGCAAGCAGGAGACATTGGACGCTCTCGAGGAGGGCCGCGTCTTCCGCGGCGTCGTGAAGAACTTGACCGACTATGGCGCCTTCATCGATCTCGGTGGAATCGACGGCCTGCTGCACATCACCGACATGTCGTTCGGCCGCATCCAGCATCCTTCGGAGCTCTTCAGCGTGGGCGACCAGATCGAAGTCGTGGTGCTGAAGTTCGATCGCGAGGCCGAGCGGGTCTCGCTCGGGTATAAACAGCTTTCGCCCGATCCGTGGGACTCGGCACAGGAGCGCTTCCCCGTAGCTTCGCGGGTTCGAGGCAAGGTCGTCAGCCTGACGGATTACGGCGCTTTCGTGGAGCTCGAGCCGGGGGTGGAAGGGTTGATCCACGTCTCGGAGATGTCCTGGAGCAAGCGGGTGAAGCACCCCTCCAAGGTGCTCAGCGTGGGAGACGAAGTCGAGGCGATGGTCCTCCAGGTCGACACTCAGGAGCGTCGCATCAGTCTGGGCCTCAAACAGGTCGAACCGAATCCCTGGCAACAGCTCGCCGACAAGTATCAAACCGGAGCGCGGATTCAGGGCAAGGTGAGAAATCTGACCGACTTCGGGGCGTTCGTCGAGGTGGAAGAGGGGATCGACGGACTCATCCACATCTCCGACATGAGCTGGAGCAAGCGCGTGAATCACCCATCCGAGGTTCTGAAAAAGGGTGACACGGTGGACGCCGTGGTTCTGAACATCGACGCCGACAATCAACGCCTCTCGCTGGGTCTCAAGCAGCTCGGGGAAGACGCCTGGGAAGAGTTCTTCAATCGCCACCAGGAAGGCGACGTCGTGGACGGCAAGGTCGTGCGATTCACGAACTTTGGTGCCTTCGTGGAGATCGAGGAGGGCATCGAAGGCCTTCTCCATATATCGGAGATGGACGACGAGCGGGTCGACAGGCCCGAAGACAAGCTCCAGATCGGCGAATCCTACCGCATGAAAATCATCAAAATCTCCCCGCTGGAACGCAAGATCGGACTCTCGATCCGGGCGGTTCACATCGAGGATTACGAGAGTCACTACTCCAGCCAGGGCTCGCCCAACGCGACGCTCGGAGACGTGGCGGACTTCGGTGCGGAATGGGCCAGCAGCTCGCGGGCGAACCCCGAGAGCGATTCGGGTGGCAAGGACTGAGCACCGCATCCAACTTTAACGAGACGGCGTTGACGTCGGAATGGAGTCCCCGGCCATGACGAAAGCGGAACTGATCGAAGAGGTGTCGCGGGTGTCGGACCTAACGAAGAAGCACTCGGAGATCATCGTGGACACGGTTTTCAAGAGCATCATCAACGCGCTTCACCGTGGCGACAAGATCGAGCTCCGGGGTTTTGGGAGCTTCCGAATCCGGCAGCGAGAGTCGAGGAAGGGCCGAAACCCGAAAACCGGCGAGCGTGTCGACGTACCCGCGAAGAAGGTTCCCTATTTCAAGCCGGGCAAGGAGCTCAAAGAGCTCATCAACCAGGCTGGGGAAGAAGAGCCTCAGAGCGCCTCTCTCGGTTTTGGAACACCGGACTCGCCGGCGTGAAGGGTAAACGACTCCGCGACCACTGAGGTGAGAATCGACCGAGCCGCCACGCCCGCAGCGAACCGCGGCGAGCTGAGCTATCGACCCGTCCACAAAGTACGTTTCGTGACCGCCGCGTCCCTTTTCGACGGCCACGATGCGTCGATCAACATCATCCGACGACTCCTCCAGGACAGGGGCGTCGAGGTCGTGCATCTGGGCCACAATCGGTCCGTTCGCGAGATCGTCGACGCCGCCATTCAGGAAGACGCCCAGGCGGTGGCGGTCAGCTCCTATCAGGGTGGTCACAACGAGTTCTTTCGTTATCTCGTCGACCTTCTCCGAAAGCGAGACGCGGCTCACATTCTCGTTTTCGGCGGCGGGGGTGGAGTGATCGTGTCCCGCGAGATCCAGGAGCTCGAGCGATACGGAGTCACGAAGATTTACTCCCCCGAGGACGGAAGGCGGCTCGGTCTCGCGGGCATCATCGACGACATGGTTCGAGCGGCGGACTTTCCCCTCGAAGGCCCCGGCACCGAGGCTGTGGGCAAGCTCGCCCGGTTGATCACGCGAGTGGAGGCCGGTCCGCCAGGTTCGAGCCCCGAGCTCGATGCGGTGCTCGGTCGGGGCGATGCGACCTCCCGCGCGCTGGTCGTCGGCATTACTGGAACCGGCGGCGCGGGAAAGAGCTCTCTCACCGACGAGCTCGTGCGGCGTTTTCATTCGGGCGCCCCCGACCTGCCGATGGCGGTCCTCTCAATCGATCCAACGAAGCGCAAGACGGGAGGCGCCCTCTTGGGCGATCGAATCCGGATGAATGCCCTCGAAGACGGCATCTACATGCGAAGTCTGGCGACCCGCGGCTCCGGAACCGAGCTTTCTCGGGCGACCTCGGACGCGATCCGGGTTCTCAAGGCCGCCGGTTACCGGCTGCTCTTCGTCGAGACCAGCGGAATCGGCCAGGGATCGTCCGCCATCGCCGACGTTTCCGACGTCAGCCTGTACGTGATGACCCCCGAATATGGTGCCCCCTCGCAGCTCGAGAAGATCGACATGCTCGACTTCGCCGATGTCGTGGCGATCAACAAATTCGACCGGCGAGGAGGAGAGGACGCTCTTCGCGACGTGCGCAAGCAGTACCGGCGAAACAAGAAGATCGGACACGAAGTGCCGGACGAGGAGATGCCCGTCTTCGGTACGGTGGCTAGCCAGTTCGGAAACCCGGGAGTCTCTGCCTTGTATCGCCACCTCCGGCAAAGACTCCGAACGGTCGACGCGTCTTTCCCCGCTCCGGCGCCGAGACTCGAAGCCCAGCCCGGCGAGCCCCCGCGCATCATTCCTGAGAGCAGGATCCGATACCTTGCCGAGATCGCGGAGAGCCTCCGGGACGAGCGCAAGATGATTCACGAGCAGTCGGCCTTTGCGAGTCGCCTCTATCGGCTGCGCGGGGCAGAGAAAGAGCTCGCGGGGACCGAGGCGGCAGAAATCG
This genomic window contains:
- the scpB gene encoding SMC-Scp complex subunit ScpB codes for the protein MSGNSSEDAAPALSPEEAEASVEALLYASPAPLSLQELKKALPDAPEMVKPSLERLQQVYGQSGRGVQLVEVAGGWQITTKPAYHECVGRLVEAPKPTRLSLQALETLAVIAYRQPVTVPEIMELRGVRSASVVRTLLERKLIRIVGRKNVVGRPLLYGTTKEFLLRFGLKDVKDLPQLKDMSEVFGDDVAQQLEGMESLEGAP
- a CDS encoding pseudouridine synthase, which gives rise to MKQRLQKIIATAGIASRRAAERLILEGRVQVDGKVVSQLGESADPDTADIRVDGVRVKVRARRRYVALHKPQGYVTTRSDPSRRRTVMDLLPRNYQSLYPVGRLDIATSGLLVLTDDGELAQLLAHPRHGVRKTYLVTVSGTPDRRALERARRGIQIQGERLHVDRAQPLSRRGTEARTSRLRVTLREGRNREIRRLFGALGFPVVAIHRERIGELSLRGIPPGGFRPLSRDEVERLRREATH
- the cmk gene encoding (d)CMP kinase, whose protein sequence is MTDETVIAIDGPAGAGKTTAARGLAAALGFHYIDTGATFRAVALKALRNGIDLDDGDALAELARQSRIGFGGDYLHDVLLDGEDVSEAIREQTISMAASRVSARPELRSVMVELWREMARGRAVVLEGRDIGTVVFPRADLKFFLDADQDERARRRFQERASEAGVTYEGVRNDLEHRDRADRSREHAPLRRAKDALVVDTTSLAPRETLQRLLELTRSRLGLP
- a CDS encoding 30S ribosomal protein S1; translated protein: MVETNNHTSELKGGGRTKIDEAAIPPEEYEKLLDKYNSNIAEGEVVQGRVLQVSDNEVIVDVGYKSEGIIPRSEFRDESGAITVSVGDEVDVLLEKAEDKNGYLVLSREKAEKMKVWDQIEEAYQTRAIVKGRVLERIKGGLAVDIGVRAFLPGSQVDVRPVRNLDSLKGQELEMRVIKVNKKRGNIVLSRKVVLEEQLAGRKQETLDALEEGRVFRGVVKNLTDYGAFIDLGGIDGLLHITDMSFGRIQHPSELFSVGDQIEVVVLKFDREAERVSLGYKQLSPDPWDSAQERFPVASRVRGKVVSLTDYGAFVELEPGVEGLIHVSEMSWSKRVKHPSKVLSVGDEVEAMVLQVDTQERRISLGLKQVEPNPWQQLADKYQTGARIQGKVRNLTDFGAFVEVEEGIDGLIHISDMSWSKRVNHPSEVLKKGDTVDAVVLNIDADNQRLSLGLKQLGEDAWEEFFNRHQEGDVVDGKVVRFTNFGAFVEIEEGIEGLLHISEMDDERVDRPEDKLQIGESYRMKIIKISPLERKIGLSIRAVHIEDYESHYSSQGSPNATLGDVADFGAEWASSSRANPESDSGGKD
- a CDS encoding integration host factor subunit beta; the protein is MTKAELIEEVSRVSDLTKKHSEIIVDTVFKSIINALHRGDKIELRGFGSFRIRQRESRKGRNPKTGERVDVPAKKVPYFKPGKELKELINQAGEEEPQSASLGFGTPDSPA